TTCTGTACCTGATCCCACCATTCATTCCCACGAAGAAGCCACCGAAGAAATGGGGGAAAAACTGTCTCTCCATCGGAACGAAGAAGGACAAGGTTCTGACCGAGAGCGAACCGCATGTCTTGACGAACATAGCCTGACTCACCCGGGTTGCACCTGCGGGAAACAACCACATCGTGAGTTTGGGGATTTGCTTTTCGAGTCCATTCAGCAAAGTGTGCCTCCGATATGCGCCTTGAATCCTTCAGATTTAGGTGCCCGTTCTTCATCTGTGGAATTGTCAGATATGGCATCCCAAATGCAGCTTCCGGGGGGGTCCGGTGGTCGCAATCAATTAGAGACACACCCGCATCTGCGAGGGTCACGGTCTTCCACTCACCCGCCATAGCCCAGCCCCTCCAGATTCTTCCGAATCGTCGCTTCAAGCCGGGCGGATTCATCGAACTGCTGATAAAGCGTGGTTGTCAGCCGCTCCATCTTCTCCTCGAAAGGTTCGCCGTCGTCCTCGATTTCTTCCGCGCCAACGTAGCGCCCGGGGGTGAGGACGAAGCCGTGTTCCTGAATGTCTTGCTTGGTGGCGGACTTGCAGAACCCGGGAACGTCTTCGTATCTCCCCGCGCCCTTTTCTCCGCGCCAAGCGTGGTAAGTCTTCGTGATGCGTTCGACTTCTTCGTCTGAAAGCTCCCGGTGGGTGCGGTCGATGAGGTGCCCCATTTTGCGGGCATCGATAAACAGCGTCTCTCCATTGCGTTTTCTGAAGCGTCCGTTCCCTTTCGTTCTGCTCAGGAACCAGAGGCAGACGGGAATGCCGGTGGTGTAGAAAAGCTGTCCGGGAAGGGCGATCATGCAGTCCACAAGGTCCGCTTCCACGATGGCTTTGCGGATGTCACCTTCGCCCGAGGTGTTGGAAGACATGGAGCCATTCGCCATCACGAAACCGGCAACACCCTTGGGCGAAAGGTGGTGGATGAAGTGTTGCACCCAAGCGTAGTTGGCGTTGCCAGCGGGCGGAACGCCAAAGCGCCAGCGGGCATCTTCCTTCAGACGGTCGCCGCCCCAATCGGACATATTGAAAGGAGGGTTGGCGAGAATGAAATCCGCCTTGAGGTCTTGGTGAAGATCGTTGTGGAAGCTGTCCGCGTTTACGCCCCCGAGGTTGGCATCAATGCCCCGGATGGCGAGGTTCATCTTGGCGAGCCGCCACGTGGTGGAGTTGGACTCCTGACCGTAAATGGCGATGTCCCCGAGCCGCCCACCGTGAGCGAGGACGAACTTCTCAGACTGGACAAACATGCCGCCAGAACCGCAGCACGGGTCAAACACCCGCCCTTTGTAAGGTTCGATCATTTCAACAAGCAGTCGCACCACGGAAGAGGGCGTGTAGAATTCACCGCCGCCTTTGCCCTCCGCCGAAGCAAAACGCCCGAGGAAGTATTCATACACGCGCCCGAGGATGTCTTTTGAGCGGGCTTCCTTGCTGCCGAGCCCAATACCAGAAATCAGGTCGATCAGTTCACCGAGCCGGGTTTTGTCCAGAGAGGGGCGGGCGTAGTCCTTCGGGAGTACGCCTTTGAGGGTCTGGTTCTCCTTCTCAATGGCGAGCATCGCATCATCAAGCAATTGCCCGATGTTCTTCTTCTTGCCGGTCTTCGGGTCTTCGTACTCGGTTTTGGCGTGGGCTTGGATCAGAGACCAACGGGCTTCCTTGGGCACCCAAAAGATGTTTTCGGCGGTATATTCGTCCCGGTCCTCGGGATCGGTGTATTCCGTCTCGGCCGTAGCGGCCAGAGCGTCGTGTTTCTCCATGAAGGCATCGGAAATGTACTTCAGAAAGATCAGCCCGAGAACGACGTGCTTGTACTCGGAAGCATCCATGTGCCCCCGGAGCTTATCGGCAGCGGCCCACAGGGTGGCCTCGAATCCGAGATTGCCGGTATTGCTATCCTTCGTCGCCTTCGCCTTGCGCTTGGCCATATCACCC
This DNA window, taken from bacterium, encodes the following:
- a CDS encoding type I restriction-modification system subunit M, giving the protein MAKRKAKATKDSNTGNLGFEATLWAAADKLRGHMDASEYKHVVLGLIFLKYISDAFMEKHDALAATAETEYTDPEDRDEYTAENIFWVPKEARWSLIQAHAKTEYEDPKTGKKKNIGQLLDDAMLAIEKENQTLKGVLPKDYARPSLDKTRLGELIDLISGIGLGSKEARSKDILGRVYEYFLGRFASAEGKGGGEFYTPSSVVRLLVEMIEPYKGRVFDPCCGSGGMFVQSEKFVLAHGGRLGDIAIYGQESNSTTWRLAKMNLAIRGIDANLGGVNADSFHNDLHQDLKADFILANPPFNMSDWGGDRLKEDARWRFGVPPAGNANYAWVQHFIHHLSPKGVAGFVMANGSMSSNTSGEGDIRKAIVEADLVDCMIALPGQLFYTTGIPVCLWFLSRTKGNGRFRKRNGETLFIDARKMGHLIDRTHRELSDEEVERITKTYHAWRGEKGAGRYEDVPGFCKSATKQDIQEHGFVLTPGRYVGAEEIEDDGEPFEEKMERLTTTLYQQFDESARLEATIRKNLEGLGYGG